The following proteins come from a genomic window of Paramicrobacterium humi:
- a CDS encoding prepilin peptidase — protein MIDTALAVLLIAFIGLFGLAIGSFLNVVAYRVPLGLSVASPPSACPGCDSPIRSRDNIPVLSWLLLRGRCRTCREPISAQYPLVEAASGIFFVAVAAWFMPRIAAAETLWPHGVAASLALVAFLYLAAISIPLTLIDLRTQKLPNRIVRPAYLVAGALLLTASALTGDWAGALRTLAGAVILFVLYLVLALVYPGGMGFGDVKLAGLLGLYLGYLGWGSLLVGGFAAFVVGGLVSLALIALRRANRKSGIPFGPWMLAGALIGALAGEPLFTAYLTMLGMA, from the coding sequence ATGATCGATACCGCGCTCGCCGTCCTGCTCATCGCGTTCATCGGCCTCTTCGGCCTCGCGATCGGCTCGTTCCTCAACGTCGTCGCCTACCGGGTGCCCCTCGGGCTCTCGGTCGCGTCGCCGCCGAGCGCCTGCCCGGGCTGCGACAGCCCCATCCGCTCGCGCGACAACATCCCTGTGCTGTCGTGGCTGCTGCTGCGCGGACGCTGCCGCACCTGCCGCGAACCGATCTCGGCGCAGTACCCGCTCGTCGAGGCCGCGTCGGGCATCTTCTTCGTCGCCGTCGCGGCCTGGTTCATGCCGCGCATCGCCGCAGCCGAAACACTCTGGCCGCACGGCGTCGCCGCCTCGCTCGCGCTCGTCGCGTTCCTGTACCTCGCGGCGATCAGCATCCCGCTCACCCTCATCGACCTGCGCACGCAGAAGCTGCCGAACCGCATCGTGCGGCCGGCCTACCTCGTCGCCGGGGCGCTGCTGCTCACAGCATCCGCCCTCACCGGCGACTGGGCGGGCGCGCTTCGCACCCTCGCGGGAGCCGTCATCCTGTTCGTGCTCTACCTCGTGCTCGCCCTCGTCTACCCGGGCGGCATGGGCTTCGGCGACGTCAAGCTCGCCGGCCTGCTCGGTCTCTACCTCGGCTACCTCGGCTGGGGTTCGCTGCTCGTCGGCGGGTTCGCGGCCTTCGTCGTCGGCGGCCTGGTCTCGCTCGCGCTCATCGCCCTGCGCCGCGCGAACCGCAAGAGCGGCATCCCCTTCGGCCCGTGGATGCTCGCCGGCGCCTTGATCGGCGCCCTCGCGGGCGAACCCCTCTTCACCGCATACCTCACCATGCTCGGCATGGCATAG
- a CDS encoding type IV pilus modification PilV family protein: MISQLRARLERTGDQEQGISMSELLVSMLVFSVLLTVVAGMYVSITRSSNQSQAIDASTRVAANAMNEVSLVIRNGTTITQASTTDLIAAFPEAKSDSLTVYSILDSTSAGLTPVKVQFWINADRELIETRWAATKTGEYWTWPSSTPSTSRNLSGSLLVSEEKPLFTYLDEAGTKITGGTNGTLSPDQRAKVTSVSITMRVEAADGGADLRTVDLDNVVGVPNLGNVRQE, encoded by the coding sequence GTGATCTCGCAACTGCGCGCGCGACTCGAGCGGACCGGAGACCAAGAGCAAGGAATCAGCATGTCTGAACTCCTCGTGTCGATGCTGGTCTTCTCCGTATTGCTCACCGTCGTCGCAGGAATGTACGTGAGCATCACGCGGTCGTCGAATCAGAGTCAAGCGATCGACGCCAGTACGCGCGTGGCCGCAAACGCGATGAATGAAGTGTCTTTAGTAATCCGCAACGGAACGACAATTACCCAGGCCAGCACGACTGATCTGATCGCGGCGTTCCCGGAGGCTAAATCCGACTCGCTCACGGTGTACTCGATTCTCGACTCGACATCAGCGGGTCTCACGCCGGTCAAGGTGCAGTTCTGGATCAACGCGGACAGGGAGCTCATCGAAACGCGCTGGGCGGCCACGAAAACCGGAGAATACTGGACCTGGCCATCGAGCACGCCTTCCACCTCGCGCAACCTCAGCGGATCCCTACTCGTCTCTGAAGAGAAGCCGCTCTTCACCTACCTGGACGAGGCCGGAACGAAGATCACCGGCGGAACCAACGGCACCCTGTCGCCCGACCAACGCGCGAAAGTCACGTCAGTCTCGATCACGATGCGCGTCGAGGCAGCAGATGGTGGAGCGGATCTGCGCACAGTCGACCTTGACAACGTGGTCGGCGTGCCGAATCTCGGAAATGTGAGGCAGGAATGA
- a CDS encoding type IV pilus modification PilV family protein, whose amino-acid sequence MRRIRAILQSQSEPESGMTLIEVIVAMMIFAIIALGVAFTMTNVMSLTRDNRERTAAVNLAASEIDLVRSFDDVFAVTDNPSTKTVGGTTYTITRDTSWVSSSGADVSCTSGGDSLQYKRINVRVSWPEQKAQGANPVQADTILTPGSRINQPTTGTILVSVTKGSGSGYAGVTVKAVPKSGGATTITETIPATDADGCSYILNVEPGTYDVSINVSGGISSTQSTSTPKATTTVAEGTSSAVAFTYDKAATYNVNAIAKPNPAAEPPALKLASNRDVSFLSTYGAFTPSSAASSYDLFPWQSGYEALLGAYAGPTTEKPCTVVDPSAWEPDSTVDPALAGSRMPGAAADPGGGVTVDMPVAAVTILGQSGTLYATQQTTPKLPGEPVCTTTHKYNFGTVNGDVTIGLPYGTWSFSIATGGWWPTESTISVSNVTIVTGGVIDTAANVVTLDPRVAP is encoded by the coding sequence GTGCGCCGCATCCGCGCCATTCTCCAGAGCCAGTCCGAACCCGAATCGGGCATGACGCTCATCGAAGTCATCGTCGCGATGATGATATTCGCGATCATCGCACTTGGCGTCGCCTTCACCATGACCAACGTCATGTCGCTCACTCGAGACAACCGCGAGCGGACTGCCGCCGTGAACCTAGCCGCTTCAGAAATCGACCTCGTCCGGTCATTTGACGACGTCTTTGCTGTCACCGACAACCCCTCGACGAAGACGGTCGGTGGAACCACTTACACGATCACTCGCGACACCTCCTGGGTCTCCTCTTCTGGCGCCGACGTCAGCTGCACGAGTGGTGGGGACTCGCTGCAATACAAGCGCATCAACGTCCGAGTGAGTTGGCCCGAGCAAAAAGCTCAAGGAGCCAACCCCGTTCAAGCGGATACGATTCTCACCCCCGGTTCGCGCATCAACCAGCCCACAACCGGCACGATCCTCGTCTCGGTGACCAAGGGGTCCGGCAGCGGCTACGCCGGCGTTACCGTCAAAGCGGTACCCAAGTCCGGCGGGGCAACCACGATTACCGAAACGATTCCCGCAACAGACGCCGACGGGTGCAGCTACATCCTGAACGTCGAACCAGGAACGTACGACGTGTCCATCAACGTCAGCGGCGGTATCAGCAGCACGCAGTCGACTTCGACTCCAAAAGCGACGACGACCGTCGCGGAAGGGACGTCCTCGGCTGTCGCCTTCACCTATGACAAGGCCGCGACTTATAACGTGAACGCCATCGCAAAACCAAACCCCGCGGCTGAACCTCCTGCTCTCAAGCTCGCGTCAAATCGGGATGTGAGCTTCCTCAGCACATATGGCGCTTTCACCCCCAGCTCTGCAGCGAGTTCGTACGACCTGTTCCCCTGGCAGTCGGGATACGAGGCGCTGCTCGGCGCATACGCCGGCCCGACAACGGAGAAGCCCTGCACAGTCGTCGACCCGAGCGCGTGGGAACCTGACTCGACGGTCGATCCGGCACTCGCGGGCTCTCGCATGCCGGGTGCTGCTGCGGATCCCGGCGGAGGTGTGACCGTCGACATGCCCGTCGCAGCCGTCACAATTTTGGGGCAAAGCGGCACACTCTACGCGACACAACAGACGACGCCGAAACTCCCCGGTGAGCCGGTGTGCACGACGACGCATAAGTACAACTTCGGCACAGTAAACGGTGATGTCACGATCGGACTGCCGTACGGCACGTGGTCGTTTTCCATCGCGACTGGTGGATGGTGGCCGACCGAGTCCACTATCTCGGTGAGCAACGTGACGATCGTCACCGGAGGAGTCATCGACACTGCCGCGAACGTGGTCACGCTCGACCCCAGGGTGGCGCCGTGA
- the pilM gene encoding type IV pilus assembly protein PilM, whose protein sequence is MAANVVGVDIGTRSVRAVEVKDAAKPRPTLVRYHEVALPPGAVQRGEVVEPHTVSTAVKRLWSEGKFSSKKVVLGMGNQRVLTRDFSVQRMSRERIRESLPYIVQDQLPFPVADALLDFYPVSEALTEHGPSINGLLIAAIRESVVGNVRAVEHGGLTANGVDLVPFALARLLAGSEQGSGTVGIVDIGATATTVVIATNGVPQFVRIIAAGGDDLTETLSQRLEMSLDRAEEVKRLMGLRTHVTDPNDEEAMVVINETANELLTSIRNTVGYFSSARPDAPLERIAVTGGGAHLSGLPEALGELTRLPVVHADPYLSVGLARGLNPDQLRASQSAIAVALGLALGSAA, encoded by the coding sequence ATGGCAGCGAACGTCGTCGGCGTCGACATCGGCACCCGGTCCGTCAGGGCCGTGGAGGTGAAGGATGCCGCCAAGCCGCGCCCCACTCTCGTGAGGTACCACGAGGTCGCCCTCCCGCCCGGCGCGGTGCAGCGCGGCGAGGTCGTCGAGCCGCACACCGTGTCCACGGCCGTGAAGCGGCTGTGGTCGGAGGGCAAGTTCAGTTCGAAAAAGGTCGTACTCGGCATGGGCAACCAGCGCGTGCTCACTCGCGACTTCAGCGTGCAGCGCATGTCGCGCGAGCGCATCCGCGAGTCGCTGCCGTATATCGTGCAGGACCAGCTGCCGTTCCCCGTCGCCGACGCGCTGCTCGACTTCTACCCCGTGTCCGAAGCGCTCACCGAGCACGGCCCCTCGATCAACGGACTGCTCATCGCCGCGATCCGCGAGTCCGTCGTCGGAAACGTCAGAGCAGTGGAGCACGGCGGCCTCACGGCGAACGGCGTCGACCTCGTCCCGTTCGCCCTCGCACGGCTGCTCGCCGGATCCGAGCAGGGCAGCGGAACCGTCGGCATCGTCGACATCGGCGCTACGGCCACCACGGTTGTCATCGCCACCAACGGGGTTCCGCAGTTCGTGCGCATCATCGCGGCCGGCGGTGACGACCTCACCGAGACCCTCAGTCAGCGCCTCGAGATGTCGCTCGATCGCGCCGAAGAGGTCAAACGTCTCATGGGCCTGCGCACGCACGTCACCGACCCGAACGACGAAGAGGCCATGGTCGTCATCAACGAGACCGCGAACGAGCTGCTCACAAGCATCCGCAACACCGTGGGCTACTTCTCGAGCGCCCGCCCCGACGCGCCGCTCGAGCGCATCGCCGTCACCGGGGGAGGAGCGCACCTCTCCGGACTGCCCGAAGCCCTCGGCGAGCTGACCCGTCTGCCAGTCGTGCACGCGGATCCGTACTTGAGCGTCGGTCTCGCCCGCGGACTCAACCCCGACCAGCTGCGCGCAAGCCAGTCCGCCATCGCCGTCGCACTCGGCCTCGCCCTGGGGAGCGCAGCATGA